In one window of Gloeocapsopsis sp. IPPAS B-1203 DNA:
- a CDS encoding histidinol-phosphate transaminase translates to MLPFIRSDLAQLTAYAPHPNSTDGKPIESVIDRLDTNESPFDLPYELKQKLAWIYQETIETNRYPDGGHSVLKEAIAQYVNESADLTQGAIAPNQIAVGNGSDELIRSLLIATCLGSEGSILVANPTFSMYGILAQTLGIPIVTVGRNSEFELDWVAAQAAIETTDNPPIRVVFVVHPNSPTGNALTSAELKWLRSLPQEILVVIDEAYFEFSQTSVVGELSRKPNWVVLRTFSKAFRLAALRVGYAIASPEVTAVLEKVRLPYNLPSFSQAAAILALQQRHLLLQLIPLICEERAKLTQALTQYSVLKVIDSAANFVYVQTHQAQHSDLLPKLAQQLRCSGTIVRLLSSGLRITVGSAEENLRTLERLQVALQTIESND, encoded by the coding sequence ATGCTGCCATTCATCCGATCAGATTTAGCTCAGCTTACCGCCTATGCACCCCATCCGAACAGTACTGACGGTAAACCGATTGAGTCAGTCATCGATCGATTAGATACAAATGAAAGTCCGTTTGACTTACCCTATGAGTTAAAGCAAAAGCTAGCTTGGATTTACCAAGAAACCATCGAGACAAATCGTTATCCTGATGGTGGACACTCAGTGCTAAAAGAGGCGATCGCTCAATATGTCAATGAATCTGCAGATTTAACCCAAGGCGCGATTGCACCCAATCAAATTGCTGTTGGTAATGGTTCTGATGAACTGATTCGTTCGCTTTTAATCGCTACTTGTCTCGGGAGCGAAGGTTCCATTTTGGTTGCCAATCCAACATTCTCGATGTATGGTATTTTGGCACAAACATTAGGAATTCCTATAGTTACTGTCGGGCGCAATTCAGAATTTGAACTTGATTGGGTTGCAGCCCAAGCAGCAATCGAAACAACAGATAACCCACCAATTCGTGTCGTGTTTGTTGTCCATCCTAACTCGCCTACAGGTAATGCTTTAACATCTGCTGAGTTGAAGTGGCTGCGCAGCTTACCCCAAGAAATATTAGTTGTTATTGATGAAGCGTATTTTGAGTTTAGTCAAACATCAGTTGTCGGTGAGTTGTCACGAAAACCCAACTGGGTAGTCTTGCGGACATTTTCTAAAGCGTTTCGACTTGCCGCTTTACGTGTCGGATATGCGATCGCCTCTCCAGAAGTCACCGCAGTTCTTGAAAAAGTTCGCTTACCATATAACCTTCCGAGTTTCTCCCAAGCTGCTGCAATTCTCGCTTTACAGCAACGTCATTTACTACTGCAACTCATTCCGCTAATTTGTGAAGAACGTGCCAAATTAACTCAAGCATTAACTCAGTATTCTGTCCTTAAAGTCATCGACAGCGCTGCAAACTTCGTCTATGTTCAAACTCATCAAGCACAACACAGTGACTTACTGCCTAAATTAGCTCAACAACTGCGATGTAGTGGTACAATTGTTCGCCTACTAAGTAGTGGATTACGCATTACTGTAGGTAGCGCTGAAGAAAATTTACGTACTCTTGAGAGGTTACAAGTCGCCTTACAAACTATAGAGTCCAATGATTAG
- a CDS encoding GNAT family N-acetyltransferase, with protein sequence MTTLFSTNLQLPANFTCDQNYQFEIRAAQIEDVPGLTEILADSFHSQEGLLGWAYPFLKLGIYEDLRNRLRTTTQHHICLIAADCTAKLAMKGSQNSERLAAIVELSPRSKNPFASDRFLYVSNLAVCRNYRRRGVAQHLLLKCEQIALLWGFQDLYLHVLENNHQAHQLYRKLGYQRHQVDFSWGTWLLGRPRQILLHKNLEVK encoded by the coding sequence TTGACAACTTTGTTCTCAACTAACTTGCAGCTACCAGCAAATTTTACTTGCGATCAGAACTACCAATTTGAAATTCGTGCGGCGCAAATTGAAGATGTCCCAGGTTTGACTGAAATTCTTGCCGATAGTTTTCACTCGCAAGAAGGCTTACTAGGTTGGGCTTATCCTTTTTTAAAACTGGGAATTTATGAGGATTTGCGCAATCGCCTGCGAACAACAACACAACATCATATTTGCTTAATTGCTGCTGATTGTACTGCTAAATTAGCAATGAAGGGTTCTCAAAACAGCGAGCGCTTAGCTGCAATTGTTGAGTTGTCACCGCGTTCTAAAAATCCTTTCGCCAGCGATCGCTTTCTTTATGTCTCAAATTTAGCGGTTTGCCGTAACTATCGTCGCCGTGGAGTCGCACAGCATTTACTATTAAAATGCGAGCAAATTGCTCTATTATGGGGCTTTCAAGATCTCTATCTTCATGTCTTGGAAAATAACCATCAAGCGCATCAGCTGTATCGTAAGCTAGGGTACCAACGACATCAAGTTGACTTTAGCTGGGGCACTTGGCTACTAGGACGACCACGTCAGATCTTGCTCCACAAAAATCTAGAAGTTAAGTAA
- a CDS encoding ABC transporter permease: MSRIKALQYYILARLLLAPLMIWTIVTVVFFLLRVLPWLLQSTIGDPVDAVLGSRAPESVKEEYRQRLGLADPLWVQYLRYLGSLLRFDLGSSLTSQGEAVWDTIGRHFPATAELAVCSMAIALLIGITVGMLAASRPNSWLDVGGRLFGIITYALPMFWMGMLMQLLFAVQLGWFPIGDRFPASLFPPPGPTGLYTIDSLLAGDLNGFFTAIYYLFLPSLTLGLLLSGIFERIVRVNLKQTLRSDYVEAARARGIPERRILVSHALKNAMIPVITILGLTFASLLGGAILTEVTFSWPGLANRLYDAISLRDYPTVQGILVFFAVLVVIASIAIDILNAYIDPRIRY; encoded by the coding sequence ATGTCTCGCATCAAAGCACTTCAGTATTACATTCTGGCGCGGTTACTCCTCGCACCACTGATGATCTGGACAATTGTGACAGTGGTGTTTTTTCTACTGCGAGTACTTCCCTGGCTACTTCAATCGACTATTGGCGATCCAGTAGATGCTGTGTTAGGAAGTCGAGCCCCAGAAAGTGTAAAGGAAGAATATCGCCAACGATTAGGATTAGCCGATCCATTATGGGTGCAGTATTTGCGTTATCTTGGCAGTTTACTTCGCTTTGACTTGGGTTCCTCACTCACGAGTCAAGGCGAAGCCGTTTGGGATACGATTGGACGGCATTTTCCGGCGACAGCAGAACTTGCGGTGTGTAGCATGGCGATCGCCCTGTTAATTGGCATTACGGTGGGAATGTTGGCGGCGTCGCGTCCTAATTCTTGGCTTGATGTTGGTGGACGTTTGTTTGGAATTATTACTTACGCCTTACCCATGTTTTGGATGGGAATGTTGATGCAATTGCTGTTTGCAGTACAGTTAGGCTGGTTTCCGATTGGCGATCGCTTTCCCGCATCTTTATTTCCTCCTCCAGGTCCTACAGGTTTGTATACAATAGATAGTCTGCTTGCGGGAGATTTAAATGGTTTTTTCACGGCGATCTACTATCTTTTCTTGCCAAGTTTGACACTCGGTTTACTTTTAAGCGGAATTTTTGAGCGGATTGTGCGCGTTAATCTAAAGCAAACGCTGCGTTCTGATTATGTAGAAGCCGCACGCGCTAGAGGAATTCCTGAACGACGAATCTTGGTATCTCATGCGCTGAAAAATGCCATGATTCCAGTCATCACAATTTTAGGGTTGACATTTGCGTCTTTACTTGGTGGGGCAATTTTGACTGAAGTAACATTTTCTTGGCCAGGACTTGCGAATCGACTATACGACGCTATTTCGTTGCGAGATTATCCTACAGTGCAAGGCATACTTGTCTTTTTTGCCGTGTTAGTGGTAATAGCAAGTATTGCGATCGACATTTTAAATGCTTACATTGATCCGCGAATTCGATATTAA
- a CDS encoding ABC transporter substrate-binding protein encodes MNWLVSRRRLWSLGKFIGLSLLCCVLVVSCNNPQSGTNSSTVSTTSAGNSARLVVGTTLRPRTLDPADNYELAGSNIMTSLSDRLYTYAIGTGELEPQLATALPQVSADGLTYTIPVRQGVVFHDGTAFNAEAMAFSLNRFIQNGGKPASLLSDVVDSVQASGEYELTIRLKNAFAAFPSLLAFSGLCAVSPQAYEIGTGKFKPREFVGTGPYRLVQFTPNLIRMDVFDEYWGEKPANQGIDFQILSSSANLFNSFRTGQVDIAYQTFDPEQVQSLKQQAESQGWQALEEQSNVVTHLGLNAKQQPLDNPVVRQAIAAMIDRPLITKRVYQEQAEPLYSMIPNTFDSYQPVFQSTYGDGNVDQAKALLAQAGFTRENPLTLEIAYPAYSLTREQVASTLQEYGSQRLDGVVQIQTKAEEGATFFANISKGIYQAVLLDWYPDFGDADNYIHPFLSCTKGSVTAGCEQGASQSQGLFYYSDRMNQLIDQQRQEQNPQTREQLFVQIQELIAQDVPAIPLVQNKDYAFGQQTIQGLQVDPILKLPLWDIEKASS; translated from the coding sequence ATGAATTGGTTGGTATCTCGCAGACGCTTGTGGTCGTTGGGAAAATTTATCGGGTTGTCGCTGTTATGCTGCGTCCTGGTTGTCAGTTGTAACAATCCGCAGTCAGGAACAAATTCTTCAACAGTCAGTACAACAAGCGCTGGCAATAGCGCCCGCTTAGTTGTCGGTACAACCCTTAGACCGCGCACCCTCGATCCCGCAGATAATTACGAACTGGCGGGTTCTAATATTATGACGAGCTTGAGCGATCGCCTGTATACCTATGCGATTGGTACGGGCGAATTAGAACCTCAACTCGCAACAGCTTTACCGCAAGTTAGTGCGGATGGGCTAACATATACAATTCCTGTACGTCAAGGAGTCGTATTTCACGACGGTACTGCCTTTAATGCCGAAGCAATGGCATTTTCTCTCAATCGTTTTATTCAAAACGGTGGGAAACCAGCATCTTTGTTATCAGATGTTGTCGATTCGGTGCAAGCGTCAGGAGAATATGAACTCACAATTCGCCTCAAAAACGCCTTTGCTGCGTTTCCTTCCTTGCTAGCTTTTTCGGGATTGTGTGCTGTATCGCCGCAAGCGTATGAAATTGGCACAGGAAAATTTAAACCGCGAGAATTTGTCGGTACAGGTCCCTATCGCTTAGTGCAGTTTACGCCGAATTTGATTCGGATGGATGTATTTGATGAATACTGGGGTGAAAAACCAGCAAATCAAGGTATCGACTTCCAGATTTTATCGAGTTCTGCCAACTTATTTAATTCTTTCCGTACAGGTCAAGTTGATATTGCCTATCAAACCTTTGATCCAGAACAAGTACAGAGTTTGAAACAGCAAGCTGAGTCTCAAGGTTGGCAAGCCTTAGAAGAACAAAGCAACGTCGTCACCCATCTAGGACTTAATGCTAAACAACAGCCGTTAGATAACCCAGTCGTCAGACAAGCGATCGCCGCAATGATCGATCGTCCACTGATTACAAAGCGCGTTTATCAAGAGCAAGCTGAACCGCTTTATAGCATGATTCCCAACACGTTCGATAGCTACCAGCCAGTTTTTCAATCAACTTACGGTGACGGTAATGTTGACCAAGCCAAAGCCCTGTTAGCCCAAGCAGGATTTACAAGAGAAAACCCCTTAACTTTAGAAATTGCTTATCCTGCCTACTCACTGACACGCGAACAAGTTGCCAGTACGTTACAAGAGTATGGTTCGCAGCGACTTGACGGTGTTGTGCAAATTCAAACCAAAGCTGAAGAAGGAGCAACATTTTTCGCAAATATCTCTAAAGGAATTTATCAAGCTGTTTTACTCGACTGGTATCCTGATTTCGGCGATGCTGACAACTATATTCACCCATTTTTAAGTTGTACAAAGGGAAGCGTGACAGCAGGTTGCGAACAAGGCGCAAGTCAAAGCCAAGGGTTGTTTTACTACAGCGATCGCATGAATCAACTGATCGACCAGCAACGCCAAGAACAAAATCCCCAAACTCGCGAGCAACTTTTTGTCCAAATTCAAGAATTAATTGCCCAAGATGTCCCCGCAATTCCCCTAGTTCAAAACAAAGATTATGCTTTCGGTCAACAAACCATTCAAGGCTTGCAAGTAGACCCAATTCTGAAACTCCCCTTATGGGATATTGAAAAAGCGAGTAGTTAG
- a CDS encoding TOBE-like domain-containing protein, which yields MGIVVENVSKQFGSFRAVDDVSLEIKSGSLVALLGPSGSGKSTLLRLIAGLELPDNGKIWLTGKDATYQSVQERNIGFVFQHYALFKHMSVRQNIAFALEIRKTPKAKIKARVDELLELVQLSALGNRYPSQLSGGQRQRVALARALAVQPQVLLLDEPFGALDAKVRKDLRAWLRKLHDEVHVTTVFVTHDQEEAMEVSDEIVVMNKGRVEQIGTPAQIYDHPATAFVMSFIGPVNVLPSTSNIFQGNGFESTHPEMFLRPQDVIVQREQNGTTVSARVSRIIHLGWEIQAELTLDDGQVVTAHLSRDRFDELQLQPQEKVYVKPKDARSFPLYYSI from the coding sequence GTGGGTATCGTAGTTGAAAACGTATCAAAACAGTTTGGCAGTTTTAGAGCTGTCGATGATGTCAGCTTAGAAATCAAATCAGGTTCGTTGGTAGCATTGCTAGGACCATCAGGTTCAGGTAAGTCTACGTTATTACGGTTGATTGCAGGTTTAGAGTTACCGGACAATGGCAAAATTTGGCTGACAGGCAAAGACGCGACCTATCAGAGTGTACAAGAACGCAATATTGGATTTGTGTTTCAGCACTATGCACTCTTCAAGCACATGAGTGTGCGCCAAAACATTGCTTTTGCCTTAGAAATTCGGAAAACACCTAAAGCCAAAATTAAAGCACGAGTAGACGAATTACTTGAATTAGTGCAACTCAGTGCTTTAGGAAATCGATATCCCTCACAACTTTCGGGTGGTCAACGCCAACGAGTTGCCTTAGCACGGGCATTGGCAGTGCAACCGCAGGTGCTACTCCTCGATGAACCCTTCGGCGCACTCGATGCAAAAGTTCGGAAAGATTTGCGGGCTTGGTTGCGCAAACTTCATGATGAAGTTCATGTAACAACTGTATTTGTTACCCACGACCAAGAAGAAGCAATGGAAGTGTCGGATGAAATTGTTGTCATGAACAAAGGTCGCGTAGAACAAATCGGTACGCCAGCACAAATATACGATCATCCTGCAACTGCGTTTGTGATGAGTTTCATTGGTCCTGTGAATGTGCTACCAAGTACATCGAATATTTTTCAAGGTAACGGGTTTGAGTCTACGCATCCAGAGATGTTTTTACGTCCGCAGGATGTGATCGTACAACGCGAGCAAAATGGAACGACAGTATCAGCAAGAGTAAGTCGAATTATTCACCTCGGTTGGGAGATTCAAGCTGAATTAACGTTAGATGACGGACAGGTAGTAACAGCACACCTCAGCCGCGATCGCTTTGATGAATTACAACTCCAACCGCAAGAAAAAGTTTACGTTAAACCCAAAGATGCCAGATCGTTTCCGCTATACTATTCAATTTAG
- a CDS encoding iron-siderophore ABC transporter substrate-binding protein: MVCTIFWIAACSRNSLKQTVSNGDNTTSNAHPTAVKVVKHAFGETKVPLNPQRVVVLNYPELDHALGLGVKPVGGPSVEDVPLHLRDKLKGIENIGTPDGVSLEKILTLKPDLILSNERSAQPIYKMLSGIAPTVVGIANSGEWKQDLKLFATALNQTERAEKFMENYYARLNELQAQMGKKLKQIEVSVVRISPENITLYLEDSFCGTILQDAGLQRPPAQDLDTSIQAIKDRSVSVSISSELLHMADGDVMFLWGWSDDADSRQALQQLKANPLWSKLNVVQQSKVYQVPDYWIGSGPLAANAVIEDLFKYLVLNHRSD, translated from the coding sequence ATGGTCTGCACAATTTTTTGGATTGCAGCTTGTAGTCGAAATTCCTTAAAACAAACAGTAAGCAACGGTGATAATACTACCTCTAACGCTCATCCTACTGCTGTCAAAGTTGTGAAGCACGCTTTTGGGGAAACGAAAGTGCCGCTCAATCCCCAAAGAGTTGTTGTCCTTAATTACCCCGAATTAGATCATGCTTTAGGTTTAGGAGTTAAGCCTGTGGGAGGTCCCTCAGTTGAGGACGTGCCATTGCACTTGCGAGACAAACTAAAGGGAATTGAAAACATTGGTACGCCAGATGGTGTTTCTCTAGAGAAAATTCTGACTTTGAAGCCTGACTTAATTTTGAGTAACGAGCGCAGCGCTCAACCTATCTACAAAATGTTGTCGGGCATTGCTCCCACAGTGGTAGGCATTGCCAATAGTGGCGAGTGGAAACAGGATCTGAAGCTATTTGCCACAGCGCTGAATCAAACTGAGCGAGCCGAAAAATTCATGGAAAATTACTATGCTCGATTAAACGAATTACAAGCACAAATGGGCAAGAAACTCAAGCAAATTGAGGTTTCCGTTGTCCGTATTAGTCCAGAAAATATCACTCTCTATTTAGAAGATTCTTTCTGTGGAACCATCTTGCAGGATGCGGGACTGCAACGTCCTCCAGCGCAGGATTTAGATACCTCTATACAGGCAATAAAAGATAGGAGTGTAAGTGTATCAATCAGCAGTGAACTTCTACATATGGCAGATGGCGATGTCATGTTTTTATGGGGTTGGTCAGATGATGCTGATTCTCGCCAAGCACTCCAGCAACTAAAGGCAAACCCACTTTGGTCAAAGTTAAACGTTGTCCAACAAAGTAAGGTTTACCAGGTTCCAGACTATTGGATTGGTAGTGGTCCATTGGCAGCAAATGCAGTCATTGAGGACTTATTTAAATATTTAGTACTAAACCACCGAAGTGACTAA
- a CDS encoding TonB-dependent receptor — protein sequence MWKQLRSLLLVGTLVPFSIGIVIGVAHPVIAEDGAELNSEDSSSLPVPRLAELDQHATTIEEWLAQLATPVEVMGVSVNSTETGLEVLLETVEEQLESPATSVVGNALIADIPNAVLVLPEGNEFQQANPIEGIALVSVTSLPDNRVRVAITGVDAPPTADLSVEASGLVLAVTPGTEVVETDEDAIEIVVTATRTEEEVQNVPRSVTVINRQQLQQQSTITNNLGDILGNLVPGFGPPNQADRFNAQSLRGREPAILIDGVPLQDRVSFNIQLRSIDPDAIERVEIVRGPSATYGQGAAGGIINIITRRPDDEPLSSTLSLGTSADLGLQGDSFAYDLGYTLSINEGKFDLLATFSGNINNQFYDAEGDRIAPSNTTLDDRNSFNVLGKLGLNFTEDQRLQLTVNHLNESRELEYISDPAVDETPETEKARALFIGEQEFIGSNNPGQRNTVVNLNYSNRNLLGSQFQLQAYYQELAGYSIAFDFRPDAIEQNFQRSQQWGGRLQFDTPISENASLLWGADYVNENDNTFARVSFDIDDYVNSGFRILRAIDEANDVPPYDYNSLGLFAQLQWNISQRWSLNGGARYEISKFLVDDYISADGEPVEGGEVEFDDPVFNIGAIYNVSDAVSLFANFAQGFAAPDIFDALETTGPLLGSFEAGVEDIRAQKFDSYEIGVRGNWEQIQFSLAAFYNYSDLAGFLTAAPRGGVITRAPIRNYGVEATLDWQPVDNWQLGGIFSWTEGEFQDDEEDEFLPRSSFLVQPLKLGAYVDNQTTPGWRNRLQLLVVGSRDRAFEEDVDAVPIESYVTLDYISSINLGAGTLNIGIENLLNNQYQPVFQQLLSGFNDTSNIAAPGRRLSIRYSFTW from the coding sequence ATGTGGAAACAGCTGCGATCGCTTTTGCTCGTCGGAACTTTAGTGCCGTTTTCTATAGGGATTGTTATTGGTGTAGCACACCCTGTAATAGCAGAAGATGGAGCAGAGCTAAATTCTGAGGACAGTTCTTCACTTCCCGTTCCTCGCCTCGCAGAACTCGACCAACATGCAACAACGATCGAGGAGTGGCTAGCCCAGCTTGCGACTCCAGTTGAAGTTATGGGAGTGAGCGTCAACTCAACGGAGACTGGATTAGAAGTGCTCTTGGAAACCGTTGAGGAGCAATTAGAGTCTCCTGCAACCTCTGTTGTCGGAAATGCACTGATTGCTGATATTCCCAATGCAGTGCTGGTGTTGCCAGAAGGGAATGAATTTCAGCAAGCGAATCCGATCGAGGGCATTGCGCTGGTGAGCGTGACGAGTTTACCTGATAATCGAGTGCGGGTAGCGATTACAGGAGTTGATGCACCGCCGACTGCTGATTTGAGCGTGGAAGCATCAGGGCTAGTGTTGGCGGTCACGCCTGGAACGGAGGTGGTAGAAACTGATGAGGATGCCATTGAGATAGTAGTGACTGCAACTCGCACGGAAGAAGAGGTACAGAATGTGCCGCGATCGGTCACAGTTATTAACCGCCAACAACTACAACAGCAGTCAACTATAACCAACAATTTAGGTGATATTCTTGGCAACTTAGTCCCTGGCTTTGGACCACCCAATCAAGCTGACCGATTTAATGCCCAAAGCCTACGCGGTCGTGAACCAGCAATTTTGATTGATGGTGTGCCTTTACAAGACCGAGTGAGTTTTAATATTCAACTCAGAAGCATCGATCCGGATGCGATTGAACGTGTAGAAATTGTTCGCGGTCCTTCAGCTACTTACGGTCAAGGAGCAGCAGGAGGCATTATTAACATCATCACCCGCCGACCAGATGATGAACCGTTAAGTTCTACGCTTTCACTTGGTACGTCGGCTGATTTGGGATTGCAGGGCGACAGTTTCGCTTACGACTTGGGATATACCTTGTCAATTAATGAAGGCAAGTTTGATTTGCTCGCGACTTTCTCTGGAAACATAAATAATCAATTTTACGATGCCGAGGGCGATCGCATTGCTCCTAGTAATACAACACTAGACGATCGCAATAGCTTCAATGTTTTGGGTAAGTTAGGCTTGAATTTTACAGAAGATCAACGTCTGCAACTGACAGTTAATCACCTGAATGAGAGTCGAGAGCTAGAATACATTTCTGATCCGGCAGTTGATGAAACACCAGAAACTGAAAAAGCCCGCGCTTTATTTATTGGAGAACAAGAGTTTATTGGCTCTAACAACCCAGGACAACGAAATACTGTTGTTAACCTAAATTACAGCAATCGTAATCTGCTTGGCAGTCAATTTCAACTTCAAGCTTATTATCAAGAACTTGCTGGTTACAGTATCGCCTTTGATTTTCGCCCTGATGCAATTGAGCAAAATTTTCAGCGATCGCAACAGTGGGGGGGACGGCTACAGTTCGACACGCCGATATCGGAAAATGCCAGCCTACTTTGGGGAGCTGACTACGTCAACGAAAATGATAACACCTTCGCCAGAGTTAGCTTCGATATCGATGATTACGTTAATAGCGGGTTTAGGATACTACGTGCCATTGACGAGGCTAATGATGTACCCCCTTACGACTACAATAGTCTTGGTTTATTTGCTCAGTTGCAATGGAACATTAGCCAACGCTGGAGCCTGAATGGAGGGGCAAGATATGAAATCAGTAAATTCCTGGTAGATGACTACATTAGCGCTGATGGAGAACCAGTTGAAGGCGGAGAAGTTGAATTTGATGACCCTGTATTTAATATTGGAGCCATCTACAACGTCAGCGATGCGGTAAGTTTGTTTGCCAACTTTGCCCAAGGCTTCGCTGCTCCTGATATTTTCGATGCTTTAGAAACCACAGGACCACTACTAGGTAGTTTTGAAGCAGGTGTTGAGGATATCAGAGCGCAGAAATTTGATAGCTATGAGATTGGAGTGCGCGGTAACTGGGAGCAAATACAATTTTCTCTAGCTGCTTTCTATAACTATTCAGACTTAGCAGGATTTCTCACTGCTGCTCCCCGTGGGGGAGTGATTACTCGTGCTCCAATCCGCAACTATGGTGTTGAAGCTACACTTGATTGGCAACCTGTTGATAACTGGCAACTCGGCGGTATCTTCAGTTGGACAGAAGGTGAGTTCCAGGACGATGAGGAAGATGAGTTTTTACCTCGCTCTAGCTTCTTAGTGCAACCGCTGAAACTAGGAGCCTACGTTGACAATCAAACCACTCCTGGTTGGCGGAATCGGCTACAACTTTTGGTTGTTGGTAGCCGCGATCGGGCATTTGAAGAGGATGTTGATGCAGTACCGATAGAGAGTTATGTAACTTTGGATTACATTAGTAGCATCAACTTGGGCGCAGGGACATTAAACATTGGTATCGAAAACTTGTTGAATAACCAATATCAACCAGTTTTTCAGCAGCTTCTCAGTGGTTTTAATGATACTTCCAACATTGCTGCACCAGGTAGAAGGCTGAGTATTAGGTATTCCTTTACTTGGTAG
- a CDS encoding DUF29 domain-containing protein has translation MQTTTLYDQDFYAWTQRQIELLQARQWEQVDIANLIEEIESLGRQERQELCNRLGVLLGHLLKWRYQPEAQTKSWAATIREQRERIQEHLAENPSLKPYLPEAINKSYRYGLNLVDKETPLNPNQLPQSCPFSEAEIFEEPVNWQP, from the coding sequence ATGCAAACCACTACTCTCTACGACCAAGACTTTTATGCTTGGACTCAACGCCAAATAGAGTTGCTGCAAGCTCGACAGTGGGAGCAAGTGGATATCGCAAACCTGATCGAGGAGATTGAATCGTTGGGTAGGCAGGAACGGCAGGAGCTTTGCAATCGATTGGGGGTGCTGCTGGGGCATCTTCTCAAATGGCGCTATCAGCCAGAAGCCCAAACAAAAAGCTGGGCTGCAACCATTCGGGAGCAGCGAGAGCGCATACAAGAACACTTAGCAGAAAACCCTAGCTTAAAACCCTATTTACCTGAAGCTATTAACAAAAGCTACCGATATGGACTAAACCTTGTAGATAAAGAAACGCCTCTAAACCCAAACCAACTTCCTCAGTCTTGCCCCTTCTCAGAGGCAGAAATCTTTGAAGAGCCAGTAAACTGGCAGCCATGA
- a CDS encoding AraC family transcriptional regulator: MTITLSLTDYQELFEEAEQSDEITCQSKDCETIWQYPQKLGQGHNRVIQLSTGIEILIQDYTCYKHLVLTKDTCKVPLEIGFQLSGARQTTSYGCLGAGHSFLFGNLEPKAIVELPASQQLFHITFAIPLQTFITLIPESFKSMPLELKRILEKNENLPYFHSGVTAASMQLALHQILHCPYQGAIKQMYLESKVHELIALKLAQIIETAEALASQAKLSPEDIERIHHAREILIRNFSSPPSLIALARQVGLNDYKLKRGFRQVFGTTVFGYLHAYRMEQARQLLARGDMSVTGVAAAVGYVTRGHFAAAFRKQFGINPSAYLIEH, encoded by the coding sequence ATGACGATTACGCTATCACTGACAGATTATCAGGAGCTATTTGAGGAAGCTGAGCAGAGCGACGAAATTACTTGTCAGTCAAAGGATTGTGAAACGATTTGGCAATATCCCCAAAAACTTGGTCAAGGACACAATCGCGTGATTCAGTTGAGTACTGGAATAGAAATCTTGATTCAAGATTATACCTGTTATAAGCACTTAGTTTTAACGAAAGATACCTGTAAAGTTCCTTTGGAAATCGGCTTTCAGCTTTCAGGAGCGAGACAAACGACATCTTATGGTTGTTTAGGTGCTGGACACAGTTTCTTGTTTGGTAACTTAGAGCCAAAAGCGATCGTGGAACTGCCAGCAAGTCAGCAACTTTTTCATATTACATTTGCCATTCCACTTCAGACATTCATAACGCTGATTCCCGAATCATTCAAGTCAATGCCGCTGGAGTTAAAACGAATTCTTGAGAAGAATGAAAACTTGCCCTACTTTCACTCAGGAGTCACAGCAGCATCCATGCAGCTTGCTTTGCATCAAATCTTGCATTGTCCTTATCAAGGGGCTATCAAGCAAATGTATCTCGAAAGTAAAGTCCATGAACTGATTGCCTTAAAACTGGCACAAATCATTGAAACTGCGGAAGCACTGGCAAGTCAGGCTAAATTGAGTCCAGAGGATATTGAACGAATTCACCATGCTAGAGAAATTTTGATTCGCAATTTCAGTTCTCCGCCCTCATTGATTGCCTTAGCACGACAGGTAGGGCTCAACGACTATAAATTGAAGCGGGGCTTCCGTCAGGTTTTTGGTACAACGGTGTTTGGCTATTTACACGCCTATCGCATGGAGCAAGCACGCCAACTGTTGGCGAGAGGTGACATGAGCGTTACTGGCGTTGCAGCTGCGGTTGGGTATGTCACTCGCGGACATTTTGCGGCAGCGTTTAGAAAGCAGTTTGGTATCAACCCTAGTGCTTACTTAATAGAACACTAG